The following proteins are encoded in a genomic region of [Eubacterium] hominis:
- a CDS encoding arylsulfatase — translation MKNKPNILLLMCDQFRGDCLSFAGHPDVKTPYLDSLAADGICFTNAYSATPSCIPARAALLTGRSQKGHGRVGYEDNVAWEYDHYMAEEFSNADYQTQCIGKMHVHPPRLSCGFQGLKLHDGYLGCYRNNHIPHWMHQEVSDDYLYDLQNIYGRSADFNASGAECNSWVTHPWIYEERLHPTNWVADQSIRYLQTRDHTKPFFLMSSFVRPHQPLDPPQSYFDMYKDKDLRKPAHGDWDDIEKTNAFGYICDSIYGCNDEESRKNAMAGYYGSISHVDHQIGRIITALHEEGVYDDTIIVFVSDHGEMLFDHSLWRKVFPYEGSTHIPFLMHIGKNIAPIIPHKVEGIAELRDIMPTLLELCDIDVPDSVDGISLVKNVLSDTQEIREYLHGEHSFHSAFSNHYIVTPQDKFIWYSETGQEQYFDLINDPRESHDAIHDETYQKRIDELRNILIQELKDREEGYSDGTKLIKGKKAVNMIPHHK, via the coding sequence ATGAAAAATAAACCGAATATATTATTACTAATGTGTGATCAGTTTCGTGGTGACTGCTTATCTTTTGCAGGACATCCTGATGTTAAAACGCCTTATTTAGATTCCTTAGCCGCAGATGGCATCTGCTTTACAAACGCTTATAGTGCTACCCCTAGCTGTATTCCCGCAAGAGCAGCATTGCTTACTGGAAGAAGTCAGAAAGGCCATGGCAGAGTAGGCTATGAAGATAATGTCGCATGGGAATATGATCATTATATGGCAGAGGAGTTTTCCAATGCAGACTATCAAACACAATGTATTGGAAAAATGCATGTACATCCCCCACGTTTATCCTGTGGCTTTCAAGGATTGAAGCTGCATGATGGATACTTGGGATGTTATCGAAACAATCATATCCCTCATTGGATGCATCAAGAAGTAAGTGATGATTATTTATATGATCTTCAAAATATCTATGGAAGAAGTGCTGATTTCAATGCAAGTGGTGCTGAATGCAACTCATGGGTAACTCACCCATGGATCTATGAAGAACGCCTTCATCCAACCAACTGGGTCGCAGATCAAAGTATCCGCTACTTACAGACAAGAGATCATACAAAGCCTTTCTTTTTAATGTCAAGCTTTGTACGACCACACCAGCCATTAGATCCTCCGCAAAGCTACTTCGATATGTACAAAGATAAAGACTTAAGAAAACCAGCACATGGTGATTGGGATGATATTGAAAAAACCAATGCCTTTGGTTACATCTGCGATTCCATTTATGGCTGTAACGATGAAGAAAGTCGCAAGAATGCCATGGCTGGATATTATGGTTCTATTTCCCATGTTGATCATCAGATAGGCAGAATCATAACTGCCCTTCATGAAGAAGGTGTATATGATGATACGATTATCGTCTTTGTATCAGATCATGGAGAAATGTTATTTGATCACAGCTTATGGCGCAAAGTGTTCCCTTATGAAGGAAGCACCCATATCCCATTTCTTATGCATATTGGAAAAAATATCGCACCCATCATTCCACATAAAGTAGAGGGGATCGCAGAACTACGTGATATCATGCCAACACTGTTAGAGCTTTGTGATATCGACGTACCTGATAGCGTGGATGGTATTTCCCTTGTCAAGAATGTATTAAGTGATACACAAGAGATACGTGAATACCTGCATGGGGAGCATAGTTTTCATTCCGCTTTCTCTAATCACTATATCGTGACACCACAGGATAAATTTATCTGGTATAGTGAAACAGGACAGGAACAATACTTTGATTTAATAAATGATCCAAGGGAAAGTCATGATGCCATTCATGATGAAACATATCAAAAACGTATTGATGAATTAAGAAACATATTGATTCAAGAGCTAAAGGATCGTGAAGAAGGTTATAGTGATGGAACAAAATTAATCAAAGGTAAAAAAGCCGTTAATATGATTCCACATCACAAATAA
- a CDS encoding helix-turn-helix transcriptional regulator, translating into MSIKRYQFKGHQQIEKMNFHLLYISTSLYEKDWHSTPHAHHCTELFYVLRGRGSFQANEEIFDIKEDDLIIVNPNVMHTEMSKNTEPLEYIVLGIEGLQFTTLTKQGEQDDYSVHNYYNYKHEILFYLKTLLQEIEHEDEEYEIVCQDLLEVLIINMVRRTKANMIVAPSQKITKECRFVEQYINNHFREDITLELLSEKSYMNKYYLVHVFKQYKGVSPINYLISKRVECAKELLETTNYPIAQIAESSGFSSQSYFSQVFKKATNMSPNEYRKRYD; encoded by the coding sequence ATGAGTATAAAGCGCTATCAATTTAAAGGACATCAACAAATTGAAAAAATGAATTTCCATTTGTTATATATTTCCACATCTTTATATGAAAAAGACTGGCATTCTACACCGCATGCCCATCATTGTACAGAGTTGTTTTATGTATTAAGAGGACGTGGAAGTTTTCAGGCAAATGAAGAAATCTTTGATATAAAAGAAGATGATTTAATCATCGTGAATCCAAATGTGATGCATACTGAAATGAGTAAAAACACAGAACCGTTAGAATATATTGTATTAGGTATTGAAGGTCTACAGTTTACCACACTCACTAAACAAGGCGAACAGGATGATTACAGCGTACATAATTATTATAATTATAAACATGAAATTCTTTTTTATCTAAAGACCTTACTACAGGAAATCGAGCATGAAGATGAAGAATATGAAATCGTATGTCAGGATTTATTAGAAGTATTAATTATTAATATGGTGCGAAGAACCAAGGCTAACATGATTGTAGCACCAAGTCAGAAGATCACAAAGGAATGTCGCTTTGTGGAGCAGTATATCAATAACCATTTCCGTGAAGATATTACATTGGAATTACTAAGTGAAAAAAGCTATATGAATAAGTATTATCTAGTACATGTTTTTAAACAGTATAAAGGTGTTTCACCTATCAATTATCTGATTAGCAAACGTGTGGAATGTGCGAAGGAGCTGTTAGAAACGACCAATTATCCGATTGCGCAAATTGCGGAATCTTCTGGTTTTTCATCACAGTCTTACTTTTCTCAGGTATTTAAAAAGGCAACAAATATGTCGCCTAATGAGTATCGTAAACGTTATGATTAG
- a CDS encoding carbohydrate ABC transporter permease, translated as MKKKEKMSSHAWYKIFVYFAMIVFAITIVVPIAWVFLASLKSQLELVGDPWTLPEVLLWSNYATAFTKAHMGDYLINSVMVTAMALVILLIVALPASYVLARFNFKGKKAANMLFMAGLFVNVNYIVLPIYLMLFNVDKALGLTNFLLNNKLVLAIVYASTSLPFTIYLLSGFFKTLPKAYEEAALIDGCGYFKTMTKIMIPMARPSIITVILFQFLSFWNEYIVAFTLMEKENSTLAVGLKFLMASQRSQADFGVMYAGLVIVMVPTLILYILVQKKLTQGMSLGGLKD; from the coding sequence ATGAAAAAGAAAGAAAAAATGTCATCACATGCCTGGTATAAAATATTTGTATACTTTGCAATGATCGTATTTGCGATTACAATCGTTGTACCTATTGCCTGGGTATTCTTAGCAAGTTTAAAAAGTCAATTAGAGCTTGTTGGTGATCCTTGGACATTACCAGAAGTATTATTATGGAGTAATTATGCAACGGCATTTACCAAAGCACATATGGGTGATTATCTAATCAACTCAGTTATGGTAACTGCAATGGCTTTGGTTATTTTATTAATCGTTGCATTGCCAGCTTCTTATGTATTAGCAAGATTTAACTTTAAAGGGAAAAAAGCAGCGAATATGTTGTTTATGGCGGGGTTATTTGTTAACGTAAACTACATTGTATTGCCAATTTATCTGATGTTATTTAATGTGGATAAAGCATTGGGATTAACGAACTTCTTATTAAATAATAAGCTGGTTCTTGCCATTGTTTATGCATCTACATCTCTTCCATTTACGATTTATCTGTTAAGTGGATTCTTCAAGACTCTTCCAAAGGCATATGAAGAAGCAGCCTTGATTGATGGATGTGGATACTTTAAAACTATGACTAAGATTATGATTCCAATGGCTCGTCCAAGTATCATTACCGTTATTTTATTCCAGTTCTTATCCTTCTGGAATGAATATATCGTAGCATTTACATTGATGGAAAAAGAAAACTCCACATTGGCTGTAGGATTGAAGTTCCTGATGGCTTCTCAAAGGTCACAGGCAGATTTTGGTGTCATGTATGCCGGCTTAGTTATCGTCATGGTACCAACGCTGATTCTATACATTTTAGTACAAAAGAAACTGACACAAGGTATGAGCCTTGGTGGTCTGAAAGATTAG
- the gnpA gene encoding 1,3-beta-galactosyl-N-acetylhexosamine phosphorylase — MKTKGRVTVPTDVDVIDETLRIIDLWGADAIRDCDGTNMPEELSKLDIKQYATYYTTRKDNAWATAHPEEIQQMYLMSDPTTATKTSLRIPLMKHYYEKQLKVNTIDDIKRWWEVIDRTTGEVFPVENWSYDENTQEVILNDCVPFHAYTVSFLAFVIWDPVHMYNALTNEWKGEEHQMTYDVRQPKTQAYVIEKLKRWIKEHPEVDVIRFTTFFHQFTLMFNDQAKEKFVDWFGYSASVSPYILKQFEEEVGYPFRPEYIINQGYHNSTFCVPTKEYKDFMQFQMREVAKLVKKLVDITHEAGKEAMMFLGDHWIGTEPFGPYFKDLGIDAVVGSVGSGTTLRLISDIPGVRYTEGRFLPYFFPDVFCEGGDPIKEAKENWVTARRAILRSPLDRIGYGGYLKLALKFPDFVDYITSVCDEFRELYEHVHGATPYVMPFKVTILNSWGKVRSWGTHMVAHALWYKEIYSYSGILEALSGMPFDVQFISFDDILNDEHVLDGAGVIINAGDAYTAYSGGEYWDNPKIVAALRKFVYEGGGFIGVGDPSAYQKEGHFYQLYDVLGVDKELGFSLSTDKYNWNEQAHFLNEGLHDPFFGEEIKNVFALDETIVLKDNRHNIQFATNTYGKGRSVYLSGLPFSFENARLLYRCLFYAAHEEENMKKWYSENCNVEVNVYPNTNSYCVVNNTYEPQSSTIYTDKDSYQIDLEANEIRWFTID; from the coding sequence ATGAAAACGAAAGGACGCGTAACCGTTCCAACGGATGTGGATGTCATTGACGAAACATTACGTATCATTGATTTATGGGGTGCTGATGCAATCCGTGACTGTGATGGAACCAATATGCCAGAAGAACTAAGCAAATTAGACATCAAGCAGTATGCAACTTACTACACAACAAGAAAAGACAACGCATGGGCAACAGCTCATCCAGAAGAAATCCAGCAGATGTATCTGATGAGTGATCCTACAACTGCAACGAAAACATCACTTCGCATTCCATTGATGAAGCATTATTATGAAAAACAATTAAAGGTCAATACGATAGATGATATCAAACGCTGGTGGGAAGTCATTGATCGTACAACGGGAGAAGTTTTCCCTGTGGAAAACTGGAGTTATGATGAAAATACACAGGAAGTAATTTTAAATGACTGTGTACCATTTCATGCATATACCGTATCATTCTTAGCCTTTGTTATTTGGGATCCTGTACATATGTACAATGCCTTAACAAATGAATGGAAAGGTGAAGAACATCAGATGACATATGATGTACGTCAGCCCAAAACACAGGCATATGTGATTGAAAAATTAAAACGTTGGATCAAGGAACATCCAGAAGTAGATGTTATCCGTTTTACTACATTCTTCCATCAGTTTACCCTGATGTTTAATGATCAGGCAAAAGAGAAATTCGTGGACTGGTTTGGCTATAGTGCCAGTGTATCACCATATATCTTGAAACAGTTTGAAGAAGAAGTTGGATATCCATTCCGCCCGGAATATATCATTAATCAGGGATACCACAATTCAACATTCTGTGTACCAACCAAAGAATATAAAGACTTTATGCAGTTTCAGATGAGAGAAGTCGCAAAACTTGTGAAAAAGCTTGTGGATATCACCCATGAAGCTGGCAAAGAAGCCATGATGTTTTTAGGCGATCACTGGATCGGTACTGAACCATTTGGACCATATTTCAAGGATTTGGGAATTGATGCAGTCGTAGGTTCTGTAGGAAGTGGAACTACCCTTCGTTTAATCAGTGATATTCCAGGTGTTCGCTATACAGAAGGTAGATTTTTGCCATACTTCTTCCCAGATGTATTCTGTGAAGGCGGCGATCCTATCAAAGAAGCAAAAGAAAACTGGGTAACCGCAAGACGTGCCATTTTACGTTCACCACTTGATCGTATCGGATATGGCGGATATTTAAAACTTGCGTTAAAGTTCCCAGATTTCGTAGATTATATCACATCTGTATGTGATGAATTCAGAGAACTGTATGAACATGTACATGGCGCAACACCTTATGTTATGCCATTTAAGGTAACCATTTTAAACAGCTGGGGAAAAGTGCGCAGCTGGGGCACCCACATGGTAGCACATGCGTTATGGTATAAAGAAATCTATAGTTATTCTGGTATTTTGGAAGCATTGAGTGGTATGCCATTTGATGTGCAGTTTATCAGCTTTGATGATATCCTAAATGATGAACATGTTTTAGATGGTGCAGGAGTTATCATTAACGCTGGGGATGCATACACCGCATATAGTGGTGGAGAATATTGGGATAATCCTAAAATCGTAGCTGCTCTTCGTAAATTTGTTTATGAAGGTGGAGGCTTTATCGGTGTAGGGGATCCAAGTGCTTACCAGAAAGAAGGACACTTCTATCAACTATACGATGTTCTTGGTGTAGACAAAGAATTAGGTTTCTCTTTATCCACTGATAAATATAACTGGAATGAACAGGCTCATTTCTTAAATGAAGGTTTACACGATCCTTTCTTTGGTGAAGAAATCAAGAATGTATTCGCATTAGATGAAACAATCGTATTAAAAGATAATCGTCATAATATTCAATTTGCGACAAATACCTATGGCAAAGGAAGAAGCGTATATTTAAGTGGTCTGCCTTTCAGCTTTGAAAATGCAAGATTACTATATCGCTGCTTATTCTATGCTGCACATGAGGAAGAAAACATGAAGAAATGGTACAGTGAAAACTGTAACGTTGAAGTCAATGTTTATCCAAATACCAACAGTTATTGTGTTGTGAATAACACATATGAACCACAAAGCTCTACGATTTATACTGATAAAGACAGTTACCAGATTGATCTTGAAGCTAATGAGATCCGCTGGTTCACAATCGACTAA
- a CDS encoding D-alanine--D-alanine ligase gives MKTNIVVAFGGESVEHEISILSAMQVMAALDKEKYEIIPLYIAKDGRMYSDEMLMDLNLYQDLDEIQATFSEVSLIRREDRNYVIPSHHHFFRKEIEFDMVFPVLHGTYGEDGSFQGYCKTLRIPFIGSDVCGAAIGQDKVIMKQLLQEEGIPITPWFHVSLYQKLDEAFFAKAKRLGYPLIIKPANLGSSVGIQIARDDTQLHKALIEAFQYDIQVVVEKLLTHVKEINCSVLGDEEHVRCSELEEVRKMDDILSYQDKYIQDGGSKGMASASRILPALMDDETRDEIQRYAALTFEILKARGVARIDFLIDEDTQDIYVNEINTIPGSLSYYLWEASDLPFSSLCDELIELSRKNARRNRKQIHSYQSNILKEANGLKLNK, from the coding sequence ATGAAAACGAACATTGTGGTAGCGTTTGGAGGAGAATCGGTTGAGCACGAAATCAGTATCTTATCAGCAATGCAGGTTATGGCAGCACTAGATAAAGAAAAATATGAAATCATCCCATTATATATCGCAAAGGATGGCAGAATGTATAGTGATGAGATGTTGATGGATTTAAATTTATATCAGGATTTGGATGAAATACAGGCAACGTTTTCGGAAGTTAGTTTGATTAGAAGAGAAGACCGCAATTATGTCATCCCTTCTCATCATCATTTTTTTAGAAAAGAAATAGAATTTGATATGGTATTTCCCGTCTTACATGGCACCTATGGGGAAGATGGCAGTTTTCAGGGATATTGTAAAACATTAAGAATTCCATTTATCGGCAGTGATGTTTGTGGTGCAGCAATTGGACAGGACAAAGTCATTATGAAACAATTGCTTCAGGAGGAAGGCATTCCTATTACTCCTTGGTTTCATGTATCCCTGTATCAAAAACTAGACGAGGCATTTTTTGCGAAGGCAAAACGATTGGGATATCCGTTGATCATAAAGCCAGCCAATTTAGGCAGCAGTGTCGGTATTCAAATCGCAAGAGATGATACACAGCTTCATAAAGCTTTAATTGAAGCATTTCAATATGATATCCAGGTTGTTGTGGAAAAACTTTTGACGCATGTAAAAGAAATCAATTGTTCTGTATTGGGGGATGAGGAACATGTACGCTGTTCAGAGTTAGAAGAAGTGAGAAAGATGGATGATATCTTATCTTATCAGGATAAATATATTCAGGATGGCGGTAGTAAAGGCATGGCAAGTGCTTCCCGAATCCTTCCAGCACTAATGGATGATGAAACAAGAGATGAAATACAACGATATGCCGCACTAACCTTTGAAATTCTCAAAGCAAGAGGTGTAGCTCGCATCGATTTTCTGATTGATGAAGATACACAGGATATTTATGTGAATGAAATTAATACCATTCCTGGTTCTTTATCTTATTATCTGTGGGAGGCAAGTGATCTTCCTTTTTCAAGTCTTTGTGATGAGTTGATTGAATTATCAAGAAAAAATGCCAGAAGAAACCGGAAACAGATTCATAGTTATCAAAGTAATATTTTAAAAGAAGCAAATGGCTTAAAATTAAACAAATAA
- a CDS encoding sugar ABC transporter permease produces MTKKKAQKRFVFACLAPAIILVCLFMVYPTLQVFRISMFEKPKFVSPETFVGLGNFKELMSDMTFVESLQNTILIIVIVTLFTVILAILFATLLTRENFKGKNIFRVIFYIPNILNIVVIAGIFSAIYAPSNGLLNSLLVTLHLDGLTQQWMGNPDIVLYSIIAALVWQAIGYYMVMYMASMTSIPENLYEAASLEGASKLKQFFMITLPLIWDNIRTTLTFFVISTINLSFMYVQINTDGALGTEVALNYMYKQAFGGNFGYGMAIGVCVFIFSFGLAGILNKITNREVLEY; encoded by the coding sequence ATGACAAAAAAGAAAGCACAAAAAAGATTTGTATTTGCATGTCTGGCTCCGGCAATCATATTGGTATGCTTATTTATGGTTTATCCAACACTTCAGGTATTTAGGATTTCCATGTTTGAAAAGCCAAAATTTGTAAGTCCGGAAACGTTCGTTGGATTAGGCAACTTCAAGGAATTGATGAGTGATATGACATTTGTTGAATCCTTACAGAATACAATTTTGATTATTGTCATCGTAACATTATTTACAGTCATATTAGCAATCTTGTTTGCGACTCTATTGACAAGAGAAAATTTCAAAGGAAAAAATATTTTCCGAGTAATCTTCTATATTCCTAATATTTTGAACATTGTTGTTATTGCAGGTATCTTCTCAGCAATCTATGCACCAAGCAATGGTTTGTTAAACAGCCTGTTGGTAACACTTCATCTGGATGGATTGACACAGCAGTGGATGGGTAATCCGGATATCGTATTGTATTCCATTATCGCAGCCCTTGTATGGCAGGCAATTGGATACTATATGGTAATGTATATGGCAAGTATGACTTCTATTCCAGAAAACTTATATGAAGCAGCTTCATTAGAGGGCGCTTCAAAGTTAAAACAGTTCTTTATGATTACACTTCCATTGATTTGGGACAATATCCGTACAACATTGACATTCTTCGTAATTTCAACAATCAACTTAAGTTTCATGTATGTACAGATCAATACCGATGGTGCATTAGGCACAGAAGTTGCATTAAACTATATGTATAAACAAGCATTTGGTGGTAACTTCGGTTATGGTATGGCAATCGGTGTTTGTGTATTTATTTTCTCATTTGGTCTTGCAGGTATCTTGAACAAGATCACAAATCGAGAAGTGTTAGAATACTAG
- the gnpA gene encoding 1,3-beta-galactosyl-N-acetylhexosamine phosphorylase gives MGKTKGRVTLPSQSNFLEQTKDLLNRWGADAIRDSDGTKLDDDIKHLDAKIYTTYFVARGHNEFAQQHMEECQQIYLMSAYTLATENQVSIAFAKEYFDQQVTPDYDHDPKVWWEVMDRTTDEVVDPANWDYDKEHHIVTVNNVIPFHEYTVSFLAYILWDPTQMYNHITNDWGDKPHEIPFDVRKPASAQYVVDYLKQWLKDNPDTDVVRFTTFFYHFTLIFNARAKEKFVDWCGYGASISTEAMLAFEKEYGYKLRPEDFVQNGYYNSTFCVPTKAYLDYIDMQQRFVKDKAKELVELTHAAGKEAMMFLGDNWIGTEPYGKYFPEIGLDAVVGSVGNGATLRLISDIPGVKYHEGRFLPYFFPDTFYEGNDPIPEAVDNWLCARRAIMRKPIDRIGYGGYPSLAYKFPKFVDYIEKVCDEFRYIYDHVHENEPYCGLRVAILNSWGSLRSWHPYMVAHGLYCKQIYSYNGMLESLSGASVDVTFISFDEVLAHGIPEDIDVIINAGDAGTAFSGGSVWNNEKLVSMLRAWVYNGGGLVGIGEPTAIEKGGHFFQLADAFGVDKELGFTLHTDKYFHTPVEQHFITEDVVEDLNFGEGMKNIYALSEDTQIISYSNGEVHLSTHTYGKGRCVYIAGLPYSEQNTRILMRSLYYAADKEAEFRKWYADNLYCEVHAYPKSGTYAILNNTNREQVTNVYDGEGNKTSVTLAPGEIRWMVMNDGK, from the coding sequence ATGGGAAAAACAAAGGGTAGAGTAACATTGCCAAGTCAATCAAATTTTCTTGAGCAAACGAAAGATTTATTAAACCGCTGGGGTGCGGATGCCATTCGTGACAGTGATGGAACAAAGCTGGATGATGACATCAAACATCTGGATGCTAAAATTTATACAACATATTTTGTAGCAAGAGGTCATAATGAATTTGCTCAGCAGCATATGGAAGAATGCCAGCAGATTTATCTGATGAGCGCTTATACATTAGCTACTGAGAATCAGGTAAGCATTGCATTTGCGAAAGAATATTTTGATCAACAGGTAACACCTGATTATGATCATGATCCAAAAGTATGGTGGGAAGTGATGGATCGTACAACGGATGAAGTTGTGGATCCAGCAAATTGGGACTATGATAAAGAACATCACATCGTAACAGTCAACAATGTCATACCTTTCCATGAATACACAGTATCTTTCTTAGCATATATCTTATGGGATCCAACACAGATGTATAACCATATCACAAATGACTGGGGAGATAAACCTCATGAAATCCCATTTGATGTAAGAAAACCAGCATCTGCACAATATGTTGTAGATTATCTGAAACAATGGTTGAAAGATAATCCAGATACAGATGTTGTCCGTTTCACAACATTCTTCTATCACTTCACATTGATCTTTAATGCCCGTGCGAAAGAAAAATTCGTTGACTGGTGTGGATATGGTGCAAGTATTTCTACAGAAGCAATGTTGGCATTTGAAAAAGAATATGGATATAAACTACGTCCAGAAGACTTTGTACAGAATGGATATTACAACTCTACATTCTGTGTACCAACAAAAGCGTATCTGGATTATATCGATATGCAGCAGCGCTTTGTAAAAGATAAAGCCAAAGAGCTTGTGGAATTGACGCATGCTGCCGGCAAAGAAGCTATGATGTTTTTAGGAGATAACTGGATTGGTACAGAGCCTTATGGCAAATACTTCCCGGAAATCGGATTAGATGCAGTGGTTGGTTCTGTGGGTAATGGGGCAACACTTCGTTTGATTTCAGATATTCCTGGTGTAAAATATCATGAAGGAAGATTCTTGCCTTACTTCTTCCCGGATACCTTCTATGAAGGAAATGATCCAATTCCAGAAGCAGTAGACAACTGGTTATGCGCAAGACGTGCAATCATGCGTAAACCAATTGATCGTATTGGTTATGGCGGATATCCAAGCTTAGCATATAAATTCCCGAAATTTGTGGATTATATTGAAAAAGTTTGTGATGAATTCCGTTATATTTATGATCATGTACATGAAAATGAACCTTATTGTGGCTTAAGGGTTGCGATATTAAACAGCTGGGGATCTTTACGCAGCTGGCATCCTTATATGGTCGCACATGGATTATATTGTAAACAGATTTATTCCTACAATGGTATGCTGGAAAGCTTATCAGGCGCAAGTGTGGATGTAACATTTATCAGTTTTGATGAAGTGTTGGCACATGGTATCCCAGAAGATATCGATGTAATCATCAACGCAGGTGATGCTGGTACAGCATTCTCTGGTGGAAGCGTATGGAATAATGAAAAACTGGTATCTATGCTTCGTGCATGGGTATACAATGGTGGTGGACTTGTAGGTATCGGTGAACCAACAGCAATTGAAAAAGGTGGACATTTCTTCCAGCTTGCGGATGCATTTGGTGTAGATAAAGAACTTGGCTTTACACTACATACAGATAAATATTTCCATACACCAGTAGAGCAGCACTTCATTACGGAAGATGTTGTGGAAGATTTAAACTTTGGCGAAGGTATGAAAAATATCTATGCACTAAGTGAAGATACACAAATCATCTCTTATAGTAATGGAGAAGTACATTTAAGTACACACACATATGGAAAAGGTCGCTGTGTTTATATCGCAGGACTTCCATATAGTGAACAGAATACAAGAATTCTGATGCGTTCATTATATTATGCAGCTGATAAAGAAGCAGAGTTTAGAAAATGGTATGCGGATAATTTATATTGTGAAGTACATGCTTATCCAAAGAGTGGTACGTATGCAATCTTAAATAATACCAATCGTGAACAAGTTACAAATGTATATGATGGTGAAGGCAACAAGACCAGTGTGACACTGGCACCTGGAGAAATTCGATGGATGGTGATGAATGATGGAAAGTAA
- a CDS encoding carbohydrate ABC transporter substrate-binding protein — MKKLLKVGCSALVLATLVAGCGSKDDGKKSDAPTEGGKRVLKIDAFDGGNGQKFLTDLKEAFEKEHKDVTIELRVEKELPTLLDKENATGKYSDVVYFNLGQPSSYTETQLNTGEVADISDVFKDLGDKVDKSFVNSSVSQYMGDGKNYLAPISYTPAGFYYNTNLVGEGKKYALPETWDDMWALGEQAKKDGIALFTYPQAGYFDTTLMGMLDQVGGLEYFTKALKYEDGTWDSDNGKKVTETISKLVSNYLWSDTVANANTKDGFTNNQQAVLDGKALFMPNGSWVVGEMEKTTPKDFHWGVMALPAFEKGGERVATAFTEQMWIPKQAANIADAKEFLKFIYSDAGADIMMKYGLVVPIQGAKDKISDPLTKEFYGIYDNENVRASVGAYAPYDTTKVKEQFKDVVYGPINDIANGKSDAAAWQKQLTDFWKKLKANPVATK, encoded by the coding sequence ATGAAAAAATTATTGAAAGTCGGTTGCTCAGCATTAGTATTAGCGACCCTTGTTGCCGGCTGTGGTAGTAAAGATGACGGCAAGAAAAGTGATGCTCCAACAGAAGGAGGAAAACGTGTCTTAAAAATTGACGCATTTGATGGCGGTAACGGCCAGAAATTCTTAACTGATTTGAAAGAAGCTTTTGAAAAAGAACACAAAGATGTAACAATCGAATTACGTGTTGAAAAAGAACTTCCTACATTATTGGATAAAGAAAACGCTACTGGAAAATATTCAGATGTTGTTTACTTTAACTTAGGTCAGCCTTCTTCATACACAGAAACTCAGTTAAATACTGGTGAAGTTGCGGACATTAGTGATGTATTCAAAGATTTAGGTGATAAAGTTGACAAGTCATTTGTTAATAGTTCTGTTTCTCAGTATATGGGAGATGGAAAGAACTATCTGGCTCCAATCAGCTATACACCAGCTGGATTCTACTATAACACAAACCTTGTTGGTGAAGGTAAGAAATATGCATTACCTGAAACTTGGGATGATATGTGGGCATTAGGCGAACAAGCTAAGAAAGATGGAATCGCATTATTTACATATCCACAGGCTGGATACTTCGATACTACATTAATGGGTATGTTAGACCAGGTTGGCGGATTAGAATATTTCACAAAAGCATTGAAATATGAAGACGGTACTTGGGATTCTGACAATGGTAAGAAAGTAACTGAAACTATTTCTAAATTAGTAAGTAATTACTTATGGTCAGATACAGTAGCTAATGCGAATACAAAAGATGGTTTCACTAACAACCAGCAGGCTGTTCTTGATGGAAAAGCATTGTTTATGCCTAACGGTTCTTGGGTAGTTGGTGAAATGGAAAAAACTACACCTAAGGATTTCCACTGGGGTGTAATGGCACTTCCTGCATTTGAAAAAGGCGGAGAAAGAGTTGCTACAGCGTTCACAGAACAAATGTGGATTCCAAAGCAAGCTGCTAACATTGCTGATGCAAAAGAATTCTTGAAATTTATCTATTCTGACGCAGGTGCTGATATTATGATGAAATATGGTTTGGTAGTTCCTATTCAGGGTGCTAAAGATAAGATTTCTGATCCATTAACAAAAGAATTCTATGGTATTTATGATAACGAAAACGTACGTGCATCTGTAGGTGCTTACGCTCCTTATGACACTACAAAAGTTAAAGAACAATTTAAAGACGTAGTATATGGACCAATTAACGATATCGCTAATGGTAAATCAGATGCAGCTGCATGGCAGAAACAGTTGACTGATTTCTGGAAGAAATTAAAAGCAAACCCAGTTGCAACTAAATAA